In one window of Eriocheir sinensis breed Jianghai 21 unplaced genomic scaffold, ASM2467909v1 Scaffold236, whole genome shotgun sequence DNA:
- the LOC126991064 gene encoding uncharacterized protein LOC126991064, with product MATTAATSAIYSQVFKKKLADALRVGTGGGLCFCGINVYFKNDKFYDDWVMPLFGRLEPETAYAVAQKAAKYNLVSKEKLQQSRLLVSTQPLAGGGLDHEKTPLQDEESSVSFECVEFTSSEEDLMGAQGDAGRPGGGAVCEASPSKAYDSEFEVDESCLEICIEDEGGSLHREVGTCEECRACPPHGTGEPCCSSHGVGRVPSRRYLSEAGYPSSDLSCCGSPRAERNCVTPDSPSLSMRVNIASPLRSSKMSLATMIDGTNPNYDRDHLDEEDELPLVDEEDAAPENNVREDQRHKQAKDKDDEDDYDDDDDELRTHEALLPPEDEAPSGFREGVVAVAHDTVLVASS from the exons atggccaccaccgccgccacctcagCTATCTACAGTCAGGTCTTTAAG AAAAAGTTGGCCGACGCGCTGCGGGTGGGCACGGGCGGCGGCCTCTGCTTCTGCGGCATTAACGTTTACTTCAAGAACGACAAATTCTACGACGACTGGGTGATGCCGCTCTTCGGCCGCCTCGAGCCGGAGACGGCATACGCGGTGGCGCAGAAGGCGGCCAAGTACAACCTGGTGTCCAAGGAGAAGCTGCAGCAGTCCAGACTACTGGTGAGTACCCAGCCGCTGGCGGGCGGCGGCTTGGATCACGAGAAGACGCCCTTGCAGGACGAAGAGTCGAGTGTGTCGTTTGAGTGCGTGGAGTTCACAAGCTCCGAGGAGGACCTGATGGGCGCCCAAGGGGATGCGGGGCGGCCGGGCGGCGGCGCTGTCTGCGAGGCGTCGCCTTCCAAAGCCTACGATTCAGAGTTTGAGGTGGACGAGTCGTGCCTTGAGATCTGCATAGAGGACGAGGGCGGGTCGCTGCACCGCGAGGTTGGCACGTGCGAGGAGTGCCGCGCCTGCCCCCCCCACGGCACCGGAGAGCCCTGCTGCAGCAGCCACGGCGTGGGGCGCGTGCCCTCGCGGCGGTACCTGAGCGAGGCGGGTTACCCCAGCAGCGACCTGTCGTGCTGCGGGTCGCCGCGCGCTGAGAGGAACTGCGTCACGCCGGACTCGCCGTCCCTCAGCATGCGCGTGAACATCGCGTCGCCGCTCCGCAGCAGCAAGATGTCCCTCGCCACCATGATCGACGGCACCAACCCGAACTATGACCGCGACCActtggacgaggaggacgagctGCCGCTGGTGGACGAGGAGGACGCCGCCCCCGAGAACAACGTTCGCGAGGACCAGCGGCACAAACAGGCGAAGGACAAGGATGACGAGGATGActatgacgatgacgatgacgagctAAGGACACACGAGGCCCTGCTGCCCCCCGAGGACGAGGCCCCCTCTGGCTTCCGCGAGGGCGTGGTGGCAGTGGCACATGACACCGTGCTCGTGGCCTCCAGCTAG